A stretch of the Clostridiales bacterium genome encodes the following:
- a CDS encoding sugar ABC transporter permease — protein MQRMSPKKRRSLIEFTYILPFILLVALFSYFPLYGWVYAFHDFVPPKPISNETFVGLKWFSSLFSNPVKTRDVIRVMRNTLAMSGISLAFSWFPMIFAVFLNEIKSKPYRKFVQTATTLPNFISWVLVFSIAFHVFGSNGAVNKVLQDLGWISTPISFLKSSDHVWFRMWLWLTWKNAGWAAIMYLAAISAIDEQMIEAAKVDGATRMKVIWHITIPSILPTYFVIVMLNIASFLSNGMEQYYVFQNDFNREWVEVLDLYVYNYATAGRGNYPLATAISILKSIVSIFLLTGANTASKLIRGESFI, from the coding sequence ATGCAGCGGATGAGTCCCAAGAAAAGGCGCTCGCTGATTGAGTTTACCTATATCCTGCCGTTTATCCTGCTGGTGGCGCTGTTCTCCTATTTCCCGCTGTACGGCTGGGTTTACGCATTCCATGATTTCGTGCCGCCGAAGCCGATCAGCAATGAAACCTTTGTCGGCCTCAAGTGGTTTTCCAGCCTGTTCTCCAATCCGGTCAAGACCCGGGACGTGATCCGCGTAATGCGGAACACCCTGGCGATGAGCGGCATCTCACTGGCGTTCAGCTGGTTCCCGATGATCTTCGCGGTGTTCCTCAACGAAATCAAGAGCAAACCCTACCGCAAGTTCGTCCAGACGGCGACGACCCTGCCGAACTTCATTTCCTGGGTCCTGGTGTTCTCCATTGCGTTCCACGTGTTCGGATCCAACGGCGCGGTGAACAAGGTCCTGCAGGACCTGGGATGGATCAGCACGCCGATTTCCTTCCTGAAATCATCGGATCACGTCTGGTTCCGGATGTGGCTGTGGCTGACCTGGAAGAATGCCGGCTGGGCGGCGATTATGTACCTGGCCGCGATCTCCGCCATCGATGAGCAGATGATCGAGGCTGCCAAGGTGGACGGCGCGACCCGGATGAAGGTCATCTGGCATATCACGATTCCCAGCATCCTGCCGACGTACTTCGTCATCGTGATGCTGAACATCGCCAGCTTCCTGTCGAACGGCATGGAGCAGTACTACGTGTTCCAGAATGACTTCAACCGGGAATGGGTGGAAGTGCTGGACCTGTATGTTTACAACTACGCTACGGCCGGACGGGGCAACTACCCGCTGGCCACGGCGATCAGTATCCTCAAGAGTATCGTGAGCATCTTCCTGCTGACCGGCGCGAACACCGCGTCCAAGCTGATCCGCGGGGAAAGCTTTATCTGA
- a CDS encoding extracellular solute-binding protein gives MKKILSVLLMIAMLLSLVSISAAEGAEPTVLTFYDEAANYHGTQSGWFAKVVKDRFNIELNIIAPQVVGNEVYTTRAMDGDLGDIVIVDKSKVKTLVAEGLIRPIDEIAGCENIMRFKDQIDVYNKELTGEDGKYYGIPAEMTDTAPDTLTDDVIYSSPQLRWDLYEAVGAPEIADLDGLLDVLAKIHEIHPTEGEDKAYGLSLWPDWDGNDNMIGIANVVQLTTWYNEKIKGSAILKGDGTFSEIYNKDNAYYKIAKFLFKANQMGLVDPESGEQDWNAVAAKLSARRVDLMWYSWQQGFTNSSDYAAQGATFIFIPVGDMTFYADADRYYGADRVWAIGSKVEGEKYDLILKFLDWYASPEGMTFQHVGIEGLNYTKNEDGTFTKLHDDALALNLEVPEEYGGGGYSDGNNAINQWIGASICVNPDNGERFPMKFWKSYQEWERENDKTKAAWQAKFDALNPVDYMKKHDMLKASPSVGFAAPEDSLDIQSMRADVNKQLCTYTWKMIFAKDEAEFDSLWDEMITQMDGFGYKELYAYDCGVYQAEVDLKNAALK, from the coding sequence ATGAAAAAGATCCTGTCAGTCCTGCTGATGATCGCCATGCTCCTGAGCCTGGTTTCCATCAGCGCGGCGGAAGGCGCAGAACCGACCGTCCTCACGTTCTACGATGAAGCCGCGAACTACCACGGCACCCAGTCCGGCTGGTTTGCCAAGGTTGTGAAAGACCGCTTCAACATCGAACTGAACATCATTGCCCCGCAGGTTGTCGGCAATGAAGTTTATACGACCCGCGCCATGGACGGAGACCTGGGCGACATCGTGATCGTCGACAAGAGCAAGGTCAAGACCCTGGTCGCTGAAGGCCTGATCCGCCCGATCGATGAAATCGCCGGATGCGAGAACATCATGCGGTTCAAGGATCAGATCGACGTTTACAACAAGGAACTGACCGGTGAAGACGGAAAGTACTATGGCATCCCCGCTGAGATGACCGACACCGCCCCGGACACCCTGACCGATGACGTGATCTACTCCAGCCCGCAGCTGCGCTGGGACCTGTACGAAGCGGTCGGCGCTCCGGAAATCGCGGACCTGGACGGCCTGCTGGACGTGCTGGCCAAGATCCATGAAATCCATCCCACCGAAGGTGAAGACAAGGCTTACGGCCTGTCCCTGTGGCCTGACTGGGACGGCAACGACAACATGATCGGTATCGCCAACGTGGTCCAGCTGACCACCTGGTACAACGAGAAGATCAAGGGCTCCGCGATCCTGAAGGGCGACGGAACCTTCTCCGAAATCTACAACAAGGACAATGCCTACTACAAGATCGCGAAGTTCCTGTTCAAGGCTAACCAGATGGGCCTGGTCGATCCGGAATCCGGTGAGCAGGACTGGAACGCGGTTGCCGCGAAGCTGTCCGCCCGCCGTGTGGACCTCATGTGGTACAGCTGGCAGCAGGGTTTCACCAACAGCAGTGATTACGCTGCCCAGGGTGCGACCTTCATCTTCATCCCCGTCGGCGACATGACCTTCTATGCGGACGCGGACCGTTACTACGGCGCGGACCGTGTGTGGGCGATCGGCTCCAAGGTGGAAGGCGAGAAGTACGACCTGATCCTGAAGTTCCTCGACTGGTATGCCAGCCCCGAAGGCATGACCTTCCAGCATGTTGGTATCGAAGGCCTGAACTACACCAAGAACGAAGACGGCACCTTCACCAAGCTGCATGATGACGCCCTGGCCCTGAACCTGGAAGTTCCGGAAGAGTACGGCGGCGGCGGATACAGTGACGGCAACAACGCCATCAACCAGTGGATCGGCGCGTCCATCTGCGTGAACCCCGACAACGGCGAGCGCTTCCCGATGAAGTTCTGGAAGTCCTACCAGGAGTGGGAACGTGAAAACGACAAGACCAAGGCTGCATGGCAGGCGAAGTTCGACGCCCTGAACCCCGTGGACTACATGAAGAAGCATGACATGCTGAAAGCCAGCCCCTCCGTTGGCTTTGCTGCGCCGGAAGACAGCCTGGACATCCAGTCCATGCGGGCTGACGTGAACAAGCAGCTGTGCACCTACACCTGGAAGATGATCTTCGCCAAGGACGAAGCGGAATTCGACTCCCTGTGGGACGAGATGATCACCCAGATGGACGGCTTCGGCTACAAGGAACTGTATGCTTATGACTGCGGCGTCTACCAGGCTGAGGTGGACCTCAAGAACGCGGCCCTGAAGTAA
- a CDS encoding LacI family DNA-binding transcriptional regulator yields the protein MEKKNVTIYDIAREAQVSPATVSRILTGTTAVREEKRRRVMEIIEKYDFHPNAYARALTENRNKTIAMVVAHSDNSYYSSVFAACQAEAYRRGYVLLLMDTSSRRENEISVMNRIRELRPEAVILCGGRIDLEEQDPDFTAMLQQTMHYTRIVVGSRSPLPGVPGISVDHRASMDLAVRYLAEMGHREIGFVYTGAQYYGTVERLDQFRKVMKELGLPMRKEWLIGVDDYSVDAGQEGAGKLLKLKKMPTALLGMNDMVSAGLLQGLLAGGLRVPEDISLLGFDDTFVTGITTPKLTSVGYDYQSYGAELVQTALEPETEWPQDRRIPVFVAERASCAPPSKK from the coding sequence ATGGAGAAGAAGAACGTCACCATCTATGATATCGCGCGGGAAGCGCAGGTCAGCCCGGCGACTGTTTCCAGGATCCTGACCGGGACGACCGCGGTGCGGGAGGAAAAGCGCAGAAGGGTGATGGAGATCATCGAGAAGTACGATTTCCATCCGAACGCGTATGCCCGGGCCCTGACGGAAAACCGGAACAAAACGATCGCCATGGTGGTGGCACACAGCGACAACTCCTATTACAGCAGCGTGTTTGCGGCCTGCCAGGCGGAGGCCTACCGGCGGGGCTATGTGCTGCTGCTGATGGATACCTCTTCCCGGCGGGAGAACGAGATTTCCGTTATGAACCGGATCCGGGAGCTTCGGCCGGAGGCGGTGATCCTCTGCGGCGGCCGGATTGATCTGGAGGAGCAGGATCCGGACTTTACTGCCATGCTGCAGCAGACGATGCACTATACCCGCATTGTGGTGGGCTCCCGGAGCCCGCTGCCCGGGGTTCCCGGGATCTCCGTGGACCACCGGGCTTCCATGGACCTGGCGGTGCGCTACCTGGCGGAGATGGGGCACCGGGAGATCGGGTTTGTGTATACGGGGGCGCAGTACTACGGGACGGTGGAACGGCTGGACCAGTTCCGGAAGGTGATGAAGGAGCTGGGACTGCCGATGCGGAAGGAATGGCTGATCGGCGTGGATGACTACTCGGTGGATGCCGGGCAGGAGGGCGCCGGAAAGCTGCTGAAACTGAAGAAAATGCCGACCGCCCTGCTTGGAATGAACGACATGGTGAGCGCCGGCCTGCTGCAGGGCCTGCTGGCGGGGGGACTCCGGGTACCGGAGGATATCTCCCTGCTGGGCTTTGACGATACCTTTGTGACGGGGATCACGACACCAAAGCTGACATCTGTGGGGTATGATTACCAGTCCTACGGGGCCGAGCTGGTGCAGACCGCGCTGGAGCCGGAAACCGAGTGGCCGCAGGACCGGAGGATACCCGTGTTCGTTGCGGAACGGGCCTCCTGCGCGCCGCCTTCAAAGAAGTAA
- the thpR gene encoding RNA 2',3'-cyclic phosphodiesterase encodes MRLFTAIQPLPGFRAALEDLQQRLREAGVTGKYREPDGLHLTLAFIGEWPEDITELLPVVQKPFCVTLSHLGIFPEANVLWAGVEPCEELDLLAKQVRHCLADAGIPFDRKSFSPHITLARKPFVPEKVILSEIQVPRVSMIVDDVSLYRSDRGKDGMVYTVIGSSSENAEW; translated from the coding sequence ATGAGACTGTTTACCGCAATTCAGCCGTTGCCCGGGTTCCGAGCGGCCCTGGAGGACCTGCAGCAGCGGCTGCGGGAAGCCGGGGTTACGGGTAAATACCGGGAGCCGGACGGCCTCCACCTGACGCTGGCGTTCATCGGCGAATGGCCGGAGGATATCACGGAGCTCCTGCCGGTGGTGCAGAAGCCCTTCTGCGTCACGCTGTCGCACCTGGGGATCTTCCCGGAGGCGAATGTGCTGTGGGCCGGCGTGGAGCCGTGCGAAGAGCTGGACCTCCTAGCTAAACAGGTGCGGCACTGCCTGGCGGACGCGGGAATCCCCTTCGACCGGAAGAGTTTCAGCCCGCATATCACCCTGGCCCGGAAGCCCTTTGTGCCGGAAAAGGTAATCCTGTCGGAAATCCAGGTCCCCCGGGTTTCCATGATCGTGGATGACGTAAGCCTGTACCGTTCCGACCGCGGAAAGGACGGAATGGTGTATACGGTCATCGGGAGCAGTTCGGAGAACGCGGAATGGTGA
- a CDS encoding AEC family transporter: MIDILTRAGCFVAIILLGVILRRVGFFKREDFNLLSKIVIRITLPAAIITNLAGREFEYSLFILVAIGLIYGIVLMSAAYVINRKRDSADKAFAVLNMSGVNVSNFVLPFAHGFLGPEGVLAVSLFDVGNGAICLGGAYSVAGMIKEKQKRFSVMPILKNLVKSVPLVTYVIMFILCLLHINLPGPVVDLAGIVGNANAFLAMLMLGVGFRIDRSRIPEVLRILVPRYVIGLVFAALCWFLLPVPAVYRQTLVIPLLGPVSSAVPAFTAQLKGDYELSSAINSFSILISIVMIIAALLIIL, translated from the coding sequence ATGATTGACATTCTTACCCGAGCCGGGTGCTTTGTAGCCATCATCCTGCTGGGCGTGATCCTGCGCCGGGTTGGCTTTTTCAAACGGGAAGACTTTAACCTGCTGAGCAAGATCGTGATCCGGATTACCCTGCCGGCGGCGATTATCACCAACCTGGCCGGGCGGGAATTTGAGTATTCCCTGTTTATCCTGGTGGCGATCGGCCTGATCTACGGGATTGTCCTCATGTCCGCCGCGTACGTCATCAACCGCAAGCGGGACAGCGCGGACAAGGCCTTCGCGGTCCTCAACATGTCCGGCGTCAACGTCAGCAATTTCGTGCTTCCCTTTGCGCACGGATTCCTCGGACCCGAAGGCGTGCTGGCTGTGAGCCTGTTTGACGTGGGCAACGGCGCCATCTGCCTGGGTGGGGCATACAGCGTTGCCGGCATGATCAAGGAAAAGCAGAAGCGGTTTTCCGTGATGCCGATCCTGAAGAACCTTGTGAAATCCGTTCCGCTGGTGACCTATGTGATTATGTTCATCCTGTGCCTGCTTCACATCAATCTGCCGGGGCCGGTGGTGGACCTGGCCGGAATCGTCGGAAACGCCAACGCTTTCCTGGCGATGCTGATGCTGGGCGTCGGTTTCCGGATTGACCGGAGCCGGATTCCGGAGGTGCTGCGCATCCTGGTGCCCCGGTACGTGATCGGCCTGGTGTTCGCGGCGCTGTGCTGGTTCCTGCTGCCGGTTCCGGCCGTTTACCGGCAGACGCTGGTGATCCCGCTCCTGGGACCGGTGAGCAGCGCTGTGCCCGCCTTCACCGCCCAGCTGAAGGGCGACTATGAGCTCTCCAGCGCGATCAATTCCTTCTCGATCCTCATCAGCATTGTGATGATCATTGCCGCGCTGCTGATTATCCTCTGA
- a CDS encoding pyridoxamine 5'-phosphate oxidase family protein, with product MFRPMRRFKQQVSEEECIRILKEEKRGVLSLHGEDGYPYGIPMDHWYCEEDGKIYFHGAKTGHKIDALAKDNRVSYCVYDAGFRREGEWALNITSVVVFGRISLVTDEAKATRICEQICRKFTDDEAYIQKELTNAVPRVQCLELAIDHMTGKLVNES from the coding sequence ATGTTCCGGCCGATGAGGAGATTTAAGCAGCAGGTCAGCGAAGAAGAGTGCATCCGCATCCTGAAGGAGGAGAAGCGGGGCGTCCTTTCCCTGCACGGAGAGGACGGCTATCCCTACGGAATCCCCATGGACCACTGGTACTGTGAAGAAGACGGGAAAATCTATTTCCACGGCGCAAAAACCGGCCACAAGATCGACGCGCTGGCCAAAGACAACCGGGTCAGCTACTGCGTATACGACGCCGGATTCCGCCGGGAAGGCGAATGGGCGCTGAACATCACCAGCGTGGTTGTCTTCGGGCGGATCAGTCTCGTCACCGACGAAGCAAAAGCCACCCGGATCTGCGAACAGATCTGCCGGAAGTTTACAGATGATGAGGCGTATATCCAGAAGGAGCTCACCAATGCCGTTCCCCGGGTCCAGTGCCTGGAACTGGCAATTGACCATATGACCGGGAAACTCGTCAACGAGTCCTGA
- a CDS encoding MmcQ/YjbR family DNA-binding protein — MTLEELTTWIFDEYSVEPDHPFPMDDISCVFRHADNRKWFAITMNIPYRTLGIPRNGNVDVLNVKCDPFVAGPLREKPGFRPAYHMNKDKWITILLDGSAPKEDITALLAMSWQMTAVKERKRKHVPADEEI, encoded by the coding sequence ATGACACTGGAAGAACTGACCACCTGGATTTTTGATGAGTACAGCGTGGAACCGGACCACCCGTTCCCCATGGACGATATAAGCTGCGTGTTCCGCCACGCGGACAACCGCAAATGGTTTGCCATCACCATGAACATCCCGTACCGCACCCTGGGGATTCCCCGGAACGGAAACGTGGACGTCCTCAACGTCAAGTGCGATCCGTTCGTGGCGGGTCCCCTGCGGGAAAAGCCCGGGTTCCGCCCGGCGTACCACATGAACAAGGACAAGTGGATCACGATCCTGCTGGACGGGTCCGCGCCAAAGGAAGACATCACCGCGCTGCTGGCCATGAGCTGGCAGATGACGGCGGTGAAGGAAAGGAAGAGAAAGCATGTTCCGGCCGATGAGGAGATTTAA
- a CDS encoding carbohydrate ABC transporter permease, producing MTGKASDKIELHDKHKAKIRRSPGDYVISFITYVVYAFFAFVCVYPFYYIIINSISANNLSDSGKVIFYPMEIHFTNYKNLANIPGLTTAAYISVLRTVIGTVLIVVVAAFLGYMFTRETLWKRKFWYRFVVATMYFNAGVIPWYLTMKLLGLTNNFWGYIFPMVVQPFYIILCKTYCESVPKELQDAGEIDGAGTLRIFFSIMLPVIKPILATIAIFAAVAHWNSFQDTLLLMTDEKLFTLQFQLYQYITRASSLKALVNSSTSASAMAAILAQSATATSIRMTVTVVVVLPVMMIYPFFQRFFTKGIMIGAVKG from the coding sequence ATGACCGGAAAGGCTTCGGACAAGATTGAACTGCATGACAAGCATAAAGCGAAGATCCGCCGCTCGCCCGGCGACTATGTGATCAGCTTTATCACGTATGTGGTTTACGCGTTCTTTGCCTTTGTGTGCGTTTACCCCTTCTACTACATCATCATCAACTCCATCAGCGCGAACAACCTGAGCGACAGCGGCAAGGTGATCTTCTACCCGATGGAGATCCACTTTACCAACTACAAAAACCTGGCCAATATCCCCGGACTGACCACCGCCGCCTATATCTCCGTGCTGCGTACGGTGATCGGTACGGTGCTGATCGTGGTGGTGGCGGCATTCCTGGGCTATATGTTCACCCGGGAAACCCTGTGGAAGCGGAAGTTCTGGTACCGGTTCGTGGTGGCAACGATGTATTTCAACGCCGGCGTCATCCCGTGGTACCTGACCATGAAGCTGCTGGGCCTGACCAACAACTTCTGGGGATACATTTTCCCGATGGTGGTCCAGCCGTTCTATATCATCCTGTGCAAGACCTACTGCGAAAGCGTGCCCAAGGAGCTGCAGGACGCCGGTGAAATCGACGGCGCCGGCACGCTGCGCATCTTCTTTTCGATTATGCTGCCGGTTATCAAGCCGATCCTTGCGACGATTGCGATCTTCGCCGCGGTGGCGCACTGGAATTCCTTCCAGGATACGCTGCTGCTGATGACGGACGAGAAGCTGTTTACCCTGCAGTTCCAGCTGTATCAGTACATTACCCGGGCCAGCAGCCTGAAGGCCCTGGTGAATTCGAGCACCAGCGCGTCCGCCATGGCGGCGATCCTGGCGCAGTCCGCGACAGCAACTTCCATCCGCATGACCGTTACGGTTGTGGTTGTGCTGCCCGTGATGATGATTTATCCGTTCTTCCAGCGGTTCTTTACGAAAGGCATCATGATAGGAGCAGTGAAAGGTTAA
- a CDS encoding M3 family oligoendopeptidase: MIRFSEMPYERPDVEGLKAAVEEATRKVREAKSAAEVRDAYFALQEKEEASDTLYSLAYVRNTIDTNDAFYEGEIKWLQAAFAEAIPQFNAWKKALAESPFRGELEAEFGKQLFRKIDAGLMTSDERIIQETIREGELRQAYQKATAVASTDFRGEKCNFYGLLKHMESTDRAERKEAFEAWAALYEQISGTLEEQYGEMVRLRDAKAKKMGFATYTDMAYIARSRFDYKREDAARFREQVRTIITPAVAEIREAQRKRLGVDKLRYYDEALKFPDGNAVPIGTEKELVEKARKMYREMSPETGEFFDFMTEYGLFDLETKPGKRMGGYMTSFPGYKAPFIFSNFNGTQADVDVLTHEAGHAFQGYLAMRSIPVAELTGSTAEINEIHSMSMEHFAYPWMELFFGENAEKYITAHLVGALCTIPYLVSVDEFQHEVYANPDSTPADWRRYWREIEKKYMPWRDYDGNEFLEGGGFWMQKQHIFLYPFYYIEYALSQICAFQYYGRMKEDRKAAWEDYLRLCRAGGTKGYYELLETGNLLNPFRDGTVEKSTAHVIEEIRRRYIRG; this comes from the coding sequence ATGATCCGGTTCAGTGAAATGCCTTATGAACGCCCGGATGTTGAAGGACTGAAAGCGGCGGTGGAGGAAGCCACCCGAAAGGTGCGCGAAGCGAAGAGCGCCGCGGAGGTCCGGGACGCCTATTTCGCACTGCAGGAAAAGGAAGAGGCTTCCGATACCCTGTACAGCCTGGCGTATGTGCGGAATACGATCGACACGAACGACGCCTTCTATGAAGGGGAAATCAAATGGCTGCAGGCAGCCTTTGCGGAAGCGATTCCGCAGTTCAACGCGTGGAAGAAGGCCCTGGCGGAATCCCCGTTCCGCGGGGAGCTGGAAGCGGAATTCGGAAAGCAGCTGTTCCGGAAGATCGATGCCGGCCTGATGACCAGCGACGAGCGGATTATCCAGGAGACCATCCGCGAGGGCGAGCTGCGCCAGGCGTACCAGAAGGCAACGGCGGTTGCGTCCACGGATTTCCGCGGGGAGAAGTGCAATTTCTACGGCCTGCTGAAGCATATGGAGAGCACAGACCGGGCAGAACGGAAGGAAGCCTTTGAAGCCTGGGCGGCGCTGTATGAGCAGATCAGCGGGACGCTGGAGGAACAGTACGGCGAGATGGTGCGCCTGCGGGACGCGAAGGCGAAGAAGATGGGCTTCGCGACCTATACCGACATGGCGTATATCGCCCGCAGCCGGTTTGATTACAAGCGGGAGGACGCCGCGCGGTTCCGGGAACAGGTGCGGACCATCATCACTCCGGCAGTGGCGGAAATCCGGGAAGCGCAGCGGAAACGGCTGGGCGTGGACAAGCTCCGCTATTACGATGAGGCCCTGAAATTCCCGGACGGCAACGCCGTTCCCATCGGCACGGAAAAGGAACTGGTGGAAAAGGCCCGGAAGATGTACCGGGAAATGAGCCCGGAAACCGGCGAATTCTTCGATTTCATGACGGAGTACGGGCTGTTTGACCTGGAGACGAAGCCCGGAAAGCGGATGGGCGGATACATGACCAGCTTCCCGGGATACAAGGCGCCGTTCATCTTCAGCAATTTCAACGGGACCCAGGCGGATGTGGACGTGCTGACCCATGAGGCGGGCCATGCCTTCCAGGGATATCTGGCCATGCGGTCCATCCCGGTGGCGGAGCTGACCGGCTCCACGGCGGAAATCAACGAGATCCATTCCATGAGCATGGAGCATTTCGCCTATCCCTGGATGGAACTGTTCTTCGGCGAAAACGCGGAGAAGTATATCACGGCGCACCTGGTGGGCGCGCTGTGCACGATCCCGTACCTGGTGAGCGTGGACGAATTCCAGCACGAGGTGTACGCGAACCCGGACAGCACACCCGCGGACTGGCGGAGATACTGGCGGGAGATTGAAAAGAAGTATATGCCCTGGCGGGATTATGACGGAAATGAGTTCCTGGAGGGCGGCGGCTTCTGGATGCAGAAGCAGCATATCTTCCTGTATCCGTTCTATTACATCGAATACGCACTGTCCCAGATCTGCGCGTTCCAGTACTACGGGCGCATGAAGGAAGACCGGAAGGCGGCCTGGGAGGATTACCTCCGGCTGTGCCGTGCCGGCGGGACGAAGGGATACTATGAGCTGCTGGAGACCGGGAATCTGCTGAACCCCTTCCGGGACGGCACGGTGGAAAAGAGCACAGCGCATGTGATTGAGGAAATCCGCCGGCGGTATATCCGGGGCTGA
- a CDS encoding helix-turn-helix domain-containing protein: protein MATFYEQRPERLFIGEMTHSTFPAHVHSEAELVILARGSAVMTIDGVPYRLSPGDAAVVSPLVTHSYDELSEDVGGLVAIFPPDIIPEYAGTFRGLQPDCAVLPAGKTSVDLRLSADRLNHLNMEENLAMCIAHLHVLLAGILPNLTYHPVYDYSDRGIGYRIISYISEHALEEITLESTSRALGISVSHLSHFFSERLHTHFRQFINAIRIERARLLMRDPNLTLTEICGICGYANMRTFRRAFMAEIGVLPSDHMAALRKRASGDVAQ, encoded by the coding sequence TTGGCAACATTCTACGAGCAGCGGCCGGAACGGCTGTTTATCGGGGAAATGACCCATTCCACCTTCCCCGCCCATGTGCATTCCGAGGCGGAGCTTGTCATCCTGGCCCGGGGTTCCGCCGTCATGACCATCGACGGTGTTCCGTACCGGCTGAGTCCCGGCGACGCGGCAGTGGTCTCCCCGCTGGTCACACACAGCTATGATGAGCTCAGCGAGGACGTCGGCGGGCTCGTGGCCATCTTTCCCCCGGATATCATCCCGGAATACGCCGGCACCTTCCGCGGCCTGCAGCCGGACTGTGCGGTCCTCCCTGCCGGGAAGACCAGCGTGGACCTGCGCCTTTCAGCGGACCGGCTGAACCATCTGAACATGGAGGAAAACCTGGCCATGTGCATCGCGCACCTGCATGTGCTCCTGGCCGGAATCCTTCCCAACCTCACCTACCATCCGGTCTATGACTACAGCGACCGCGGAATCGGCTACCGGATCATCAGCTATATTTCCGAGCATGCCCTGGAGGAGATCACCCTGGAGAGCACCTCCCGCGCCCTGGGCATCAGCGTTTCCCACCTGTCCCATTTCTTCTCGGAGCGCCTGCACACCCATTTCCGGCAGTTCATCAACGCCATCCGCATCGAGCGCGCCCGCCTGCTCATGCGGGACCCGAACCTGACGCTCACGGAAATCTGCGGCATCTGCGGCTATGCCAACATGCGCACCTTCCGCCGGGCCTTCATGGCCGAAATCGGTGTCCTTCCCTCCGACCATATGGCCGCCCTTCGCAAGCGTGCCTCCGGGGATGTTGCCCAGTGA
- a CDS encoding haloacid dehalogenase-like hydrolase, which produces MEEQRKAKNRLMTIIALVVLAAVIIFAVVYYLNRDRTAPAVQPVKPATELGEYWTEGSEAAQSLRDYVAKVTDPKDTANFIPEKDRIAVFDMDGTLVCETYYTYFDTMMFIEYCLNDHPERVSDELKQAAAEIKPGYTAGEELARNFAKAFAGMTMEEFHDYIVEFGQKKTASFNNMRYIDNTYLPMAEVVKYLYDNGFTIYVISGTERTTTRVVVANSLFKDYVTPNHVIGTDFEVKQKGHEEEASNMNFKYENGDELVLTGGFIQKNLNGNKSIYIEREIGQRPVLAFGNSGSDTSMMNYTIDSRNPYPAQAYMVVADDNVREWGKQDWETKSEEYRAKGYIPISMKNDFAQIYPDGVVPAEEQYVEPEWTAEPEKEELPNAA; this is translated from the coding sequence ATGGAAGAGCAGCGGAAAGCAAAGAACCGGCTGATGACGATCATCGCACTGGTGGTGCTGGCGGCAGTGATCATATTCGCGGTGGTTTACTACCTGAACAGGGACCGGACCGCGCCGGCAGTGCAGCCGGTTAAACCGGCCACGGAGCTGGGCGAATACTGGACCGAGGGATCCGAAGCGGCGCAGAGCCTGCGGGACTATGTGGCGAAGGTGACCGACCCGAAGGACACAGCGAACTTCATTCCTGAAAAAGACCGGATCGCCGTGTTCGACATGGACGGGACGCTGGTGTGCGAAACCTACTACACCTACTTCGATACGATGATGTTCATCGAGTATTGCCTGAACGACCATCCGGAACGGGTGTCGGACGAGCTGAAGCAGGCGGCGGCTGAGATTAAGCCGGGATACACGGCGGGGGAAGAACTGGCACGGAACTTCGCCAAGGCCTTTGCCGGGATGACGATGGAGGAGTTCCACGACTACATCGTTGAATTCGGGCAGAAGAAAACCGCAAGCTTCAACAACATGCGGTACATCGACAACACCTACCTGCCGATGGCGGAGGTGGTGAAGTACCTGTACGACAACGGATTCACGATCTACGTGATCAGCGGAACGGAACGCACCACCACCCGGGTGGTGGTAGCCAACTCCCTGTTCAAGGATTATGTGACGCCGAACCACGTGATCGGCACCGACTTTGAAGTGAAGCAGAAGGGGCACGAAGAAGAAGCCTCCAACATGAACTTCAAGTATGAAAACGGCGACGAGCTGGTGCTGACCGGCGGGTTCATCCAGAAGAACCTGAACGGCAACAAGTCCATCTACATCGAACGGGAGATCGGGCAGCGGCCGGTGCTGGCATTCGGAAACAGCGGAAGCGACACCAGCATGATGAACTACACGATCGACAGCCGGAACCCCTATCCGGCGCAGGCGTACATGGTGGTCGCCGACGACAACGTGCGGGAATGGGGCAAACAGGACTGGGAAACCAAGTCCGAAGAATACCGGGCGAAGGGATATATCCCGATCTCCATGAAGAACGATTTCGCGCAGATCTATCCGGACGGAGTCGTTCCGGCGGAGGAGCAGTACGTGGAGCCGGAATGGACCGCGGAACCCGAAAAGGAAGAGCTGCCGAACGCGGCGTAA